From the genome of Acidobacteriota bacterium, one region includes:
- a CDS encoding radical SAM protein, giving the protein MLSTATLITQNYRKLESPPLGTLVVAERLQELGVKVELFDLAEHWLAEESVGQACRHCADLLAQESSEFFGFSTIAGVMPITVQIALELRARRPDSVIGFGGPGVSAVSRAFAIEFPEFDFILQGEVEGALPAFVETFGLSEFNSCPNLVMRNGGASGEADSVLVNPLAPLPNSFPTPSYKRWGYGNGFSVAPVEVGRGCPYNCKFCCTSAFFSRQYRIKDAPNLIAELDHLLTEFQPQQVSFVHDLFTVDDKRVAHICQELIRSNVKVSWQCSSRIGCISEELIDLMARAGCQNIVFGIETGSRRMQKIIGKNLPVERTFDVAEACAARGIAAGCSFILGFPEETKADLSETLELWMDLMAIRDTEPHGAILAALGGTGYYGEHFEQSQFTELHTRALPARSGVSSDEAGLIRAHPHVFPEFYALPYAPLTRLQLKLAEEFMNSAGKTIRYLLVGLRRMRMSGIDIVLQWFDYAGLDMLAKMGEDYFSTAGFVRSFMMFYRSVLESATLPQAERLFLGGLAAAYDVMDREQPQIDPLDGPVLTAGACVVKGNVSINHLPLRLRPDVMPEEALLPTWYLHLTRAGRCKTFELHQTLGEVLSHCDGRTSIEEIARRVGVLGEGRRNEAAVEYLMTNLASEGYVHMPSRVGRAAGADRTQEFTRTNAQFL; this is encoded by the coding sequence ATGCTGAGCACTGCCACACTCATCACACAGAATTATCGGAAGCTCGAGTCGCCGCCGCTCGGAACCCTGGTGGTGGCAGAACGGTTGCAGGAGTTAGGGGTGAAGGTAGAGCTGTTCGACTTAGCCGAGCACTGGCTCGCGGAAGAGTCCGTTGGACAGGCGTGCCGCCATTGCGCCGATCTCCTCGCCCAAGAATCTTCCGAGTTTTTTGGGTTCAGTACCATTGCTGGAGTCATGCCCATCACCGTCCAGATCGCGCTTGAACTGCGCGCGCGCCGCCCGGATTCCGTCATCGGTTTCGGAGGCCCCGGCGTCAGCGCTGTTTCCCGGGCGTTCGCAATCGAGTTTCCCGAGTTCGATTTTATTCTTCAAGGAGAGGTGGAGGGCGCTCTTCCTGCCTTCGTGGAAACCTTCGGCTTATCGGAATTCAATTCCTGCCCCAACCTCGTAATGCGCAATGGAGGCGCGAGCGGCGAAGCGGATTCAGTCCTGGTCAACCCTCTGGCCCCTCTCCCCAATTCCTTTCCCACCCCTTCATACAAACGCTGGGGTTACGGGAATGGCTTCTCCGTAGCGCCCGTCGAGGTGGGCCGTGGTTGTCCTTACAACTGCAAGTTCTGCTGCACGAGCGCCTTCTTCTCGCGCCAGTACCGCATCAAGGACGCGCCAAACTTGATCGCCGAGCTCGATCATTTGCTGACGGAGTTCCAGCCGCAACAAGTCAGTTTCGTTCACGATCTCTTCACCGTCGACGATAAGCGGGTGGCCCACATCTGCCAGGAGTTGATCCGGTCCAACGTCAAAGTGAGCTGGCAGTGTTCTTCTCGAATAGGATGCATCTCGGAAGAACTTATCGATCTGATGGCAAGAGCAGGGTGTCAGAACATTGTGTTCGGGATTGAGACCGGCTCCCGCAGGATGCAGAAGATAATCGGGAAGAACCTTCCAGTTGAACGCACCTTCGACGTCGCGGAGGCGTGCGCCGCCCGTGGAATCGCGGCAGGGTGCAGTTTCATCCTCGGATTCCCTGAGGAAACCAAGGCGGACCTCAGCGAGACGCTTGAGCTGTGGATGGACCTGATGGCGATCCGTGATACCGAACCGCACGGCGCGATCCTGGCCGCGCTGGGCGGAACGGGCTACTATGGCGAGCACTTTGAACAGTCCCAATTCACCGAGCTGCACACCCGCGCGCTGCCCGCCAGGAGCGGCGTGTCATCGGATGAGGCCGGCCTGATCCGCGCGCACCCTCACGTCTTCCCGGAGTTCTACGCGCTCCCGTACGCGCCGCTTACGCGTTTACAACTCAAGCTGGCCGAAGAATTCATGAACTCCGCGGGCAAGACGATTCGATATCTGCTCGTCGGACTGCGTCGAATGCGGATGTCCGGGATCGACATCGTGCTTCAATGGTTCGACTATGCAGGACTCGACATGCTGGCGAAAATGGGAGAGGATTACTTTTCCACAGCGGGTTTCGTGAGGAGCTTTATGATGTTCTATCGTAGTGTCCTCGAGTCTGCAACGCTGCCACAGGCCGAACGTCTCTTTCTCGGCGGGCTGGCCGCTGCCTACGATGTGATGGATCGAGAGCAGCCGCAAATTGACCCGCTCGACGGGCCTGTATTGACTGCGGGAGCGTGCGTGGTTAAAGGCAATGTCTCCATCAACCACCTCCCCCTCCGGCTGCGGCCCGATGTCATGCCGGAAGAGGCGCTGCTCCCTACCTGGTATTTGCATCTCACTCGCGCCGGACGCTGCAAGACCTTCGAGTTGCATCAGACGTTGGGGGAAGTTCTGTCACATTGTGATGGCCGAACTTCGATAGAAGAGATTGCCCGTCGCGTCGGGGTTCTTGGGGAAGGCCGCCGCAACGAGGCCGCCGTGGAATACTTAATGACCAACTTAGCCTCAGAAGGCTACGTGCATATGCCGTCGAGAGTCGGCCGGGCAGCAGGCGCCGATCGAACTCAGGAATTCACGCGCACCAACGCGCAGTTCTTGTGA
- a CDS encoding ABC transporter ATP-binding protein, whose product MIWSISDSVRTIAPFIKPYWKRGLFLCICLTFIAALRLPGPFLTRYLIDVVIPQRSHNTLTLIGVSLALIYVLHCMFHLSKGLLLVRFKERVLYDLQTHLWRHILSLPLPFFQKHQSGYIVSRLTSEARNVEHMLTDTAFGLLVDLATFVFGLVALLSFDVRLTLISLSVLPVYILSQAWFGSRIKQRTKDLQESAAQQGGNIQEKISGVVVIKAFNQEKREVHQHARFLHMVIKGKVKITMMLYLFTGTSALFGSVAPLCALWYGSSQVMAGNLSLGTIIAFMSILGYLFGPTNRVIELNMQIKQASASIERIKELLIIPPEDDPAEAEGDIEIKQGDIVYRNVTFSYEFAPILTDVSMRAKPRQILAIVGSSGSGKSTLLNLLPRFYSPQSGEVLIDGHDIREFSLKSLRRQIAVVDQDTILFDGSIHYNIAYGRRSATRADVIAAAKLANAHDFIMRLSSGYDTQVAERGSNLSGGEKQRLAIARAILLESKVLLLDEATSSLDSESEALIHDSLAKIRTRMTTIVVAHKLSTVLQADTIVVIDHGRVVAEGGHDYLASHSPRYRALFEAQLGTIQHNAA is encoded by the coding sequence ATGATTTGGTCAATTTCCGATAGTGTGCGAACGATAGCCCCGTTCATAAAGCCGTACTGGAAACGCGGGCTGTTCCTGTGCATCTGCCTGACGTTTATTGCCGCTCTCCGTCTGCCGGGCCCGTTTCTAACGCGATACTTGATCGACGTCGTCATCCCGCAACGGTCCCACAATACGCTGACCCTGATTGGCGTGTCGCTGGCTCTGATATATGTGCTCCACTGCATGTTCCACTTGAGCAAGGGGCTGCTACTTGTCCGGTTCAAAGAGCGCGTGCTCTATGATCTGCAAACCCATCTTTGGAGGCACATCCTATCCCTTCCATTGCCCTTCTTTCAGAAGCACCAGTCCGGTTACATCGTCTCCCGGTTGACTAGCGAAGCTCGCAATGTCGAGCACATGCTGACGGACACCGCGTTTGGATTGCTTGTGGACCTCGCCACATTCGTGTTCGGCCTGGTTGCATTGCTATCGTTCGATGTTCGCCTAACTCTCATTTCGCTGAGCGTGTTGCCAGTCTACATATTAAGCCAGGCCTGGTTCGGCAGCAGAATCAAGCAGCGCACCAAAGATCTCCAGGAAAGCGCTGCGCAGCAAGGCGGCAATATTCAGGAGAAGATCTCGGGCGTGGTTGTGATCAAGGCTTTCAACCAGGAGAAGCGCGAGGTGCATCAGCACGCTCGATTCCTCCACATGGTGATAAAAGGAAAAGTGAAAATCACCATGATGCTGTACCTGTTCACGGGAACATCCGCTCTGTTTGGCAGCGTTGCGCCGCTATGCGCGCTGTGGTACGGGAGCAGCCAGGTAATGGCTGGAAACCTCTCGCTGGGCACAATCATCGCTTTCATGAGCATCCTGGGTTACCTCTTCGGCCCGACGAACCGTGTGATCGAGCTCAACATGCAGATCAAACAGGCGAGCGCGAGCATCGAACGGATCAAAGAACTGTTGATCATTCCGCCGGAGGACGATCCCGCTGAGGCCGAAGGCGACATCGAAATCAAACAGGGAGACATCGTCTACCGTAATGTGACATTCTCATACGAGTTTGCTCCGATTCTAACGGATGTTTCGATGCGCGCCAAACCCCGCCAGATTCTGGCGATCGTGGGCTCCAGTGGATCGGGCAAGAGTACGCTCTTGAATCTCTTGCCGCGGTTCTATTCCCCGCAGAGCGGCGAAGTGCTGATCGACGGCCACGACATCCGCGAGTTCTCGTTGAAATCCCTGCGCAGGCAGATCGCGGTGGTTGACCAGGACACTATCCTGTTCGATGGCTCCATCCACTACAACATCGCTTATGGCCGGCGCAGCGCCACCAGGGCGGACGTAATCGCCGCCGCCAAACTCGCCAATGCGCACGATTTCATAATGAGGCTGTCGTCTGGATACGACACTCAAGTCGCCGAGCGCGGGTCGAACCTGTCAGGCGGTGAAAAGCAGCGGCTGGCGATCGCCCGCGCCATTCTCCTGGAGAGCAAAGTCCTGCTCCTTGACGAGGCTACTTCCTCTCTTGACTCCGAATCCGAAGCTCTCATCCATGACTCGTTGGCGAAGATTCGAACCCGCATGACTACTATCGTGGTCGCCCACAAGCTTTCGACGGTGCTTCAAGCCGATACGATCGTGGTGATTGATCATGGCCGTGTGGTCGCCGAAGGAGGCCACGACTACCTCGCTTCCCACTCGCCGAGATACCGCGCCTTGTTCGAAGCGCAGTTGGGCACGATTCAACATAACGCTGCCTGA